The Blattabacterium cuenoti genome includes the window GATTTTATCAATAAAATAGCAAAAAAAATTTTAAATATTCTAGAAAAAGAAGGAATACGAGTCAAATATGACGATAGAATTATATTAACTCCAGGATGGAAATTTCATGAATATGAAATGAAAGGGATTCCTATCCGAATCAGTATAGGAAAAAATGAAATACAAAATGAAAAAGTAGAAATTTTTAGAAGAGATACATATGAAAAAACATATGCACCTTGGATAAATTTAAAAAATTCAATACCAAAATTATTAGATAAAATACAAAATAACATTTATAAAAAAGCTTTGAAAAGAACTCAAGAATTAATCATTCAATCAGATTATTACAATGATTTTAAGAATCAAATAAATCGTTCAGGAGGATTCATATTTGCTCATTGGGATGGAACAAAAAATACAGGTAAAAAAATTCAAGAAGAAACAGAAGCAACCATCCGTTTTATTCCTCTCTTGAAAGAGAAAGAAAAAGGAAAATGTATTTATTCTGGAAACCCTTCTTTACAAAGAGTGGTTTTTTCTAAATCTTATTAAAAATTTTTTAATTTCCCTTTAAAACTATTTATAGATGAATAATTCTTTTTTTCTAAAATGAAAATTAATTCTTTTTTTAATCTTTCAAATACAGAAATTCCCTCTTTCATAAATTGTGTTCCAATCTGAACAGCAGAAGCTCCACATAATATGTGTTCAAAAATATCTTTTCCAGAAGAAATTCCTCCACATCCTATGATGGAGATATCTTTTCTAAGATAAGTATAAAACTTATGAATATTAGCTAATGCAAATGGCTTTATAATTGATCCACCTATCCCTCCAAATCCTTTTTTAGGTCGTATTACTACTGATTCTTTCATTGGATCAATGAAAAGACCATTAGGTAAACTATTAATACAAGTAACAAAAAAAATAGGAAATTGATTTAAAACTAAAGCCATATTCTTAATGTGTTCTTCCCGGAAATAAGGAGGAAGTTTAATTCCTAGAGGTTTTTTATTAAACTTAAATATGTTTTCTATGAAATTCGAAATTTGATAGAAATCATAACCTAACATTTTTTCTTTTTCAACAATATTTGGACAAGATAAGTTTAATTCTATAGCAGTAATTTTTGAAGATTCGTTTGCTTTTTTAACGAGAAAATAATTTTCTTCTTTAGATAACCCGGATATAGAAAGAAAAATAGGTTTATTTATTTTTTTTTTTTCTAAAAAACTTAGATAAAAATTAATACCAAGATTAGGTAATCCCATTGAATTTATGCTTCCTATATTCCATTCAAAATATCTAGGGATAACATTTCCTTTTCTTGGTTTATATGTACAACTTTTTGTAACGATTCCACCAGAAAAACTATTTAATAAATTGGATAGTTCTTGTTCTGTAGTACAAAGAACGCCTGAAGCGTTCATGATGCATAATGGAAGTTTGATTCCATTTATACTAGCAGTAGTATCTATTTTTTTCATAATCGTATCAATTGTAAGTAATAATATCCAAGTATAAAATTTTTAACTTTACCAAAACAGCTTTTTTATGGAAGAAAAAGAACAATTCTTTTTAGAAATTTACAATTTAGGAATCATAAAGTTTGGAAATTTTACACTGAAAAGTGGAATGAATTCTCCTATATATATAGATTTTCGTCCAATAGCTTCTAGACCTGATTTATTAATCAAATTATCAGATTTACTAATACGTGAAGTTACATCTTATGATTTTGAATTAATTTGTGGAGTTCCATACGCTGCTTTACCTATAGCTACTACTTTATCTTTAAGATCTAAAGTCCCGCTAATTATTAAAAGAAAAGAAAATAAAGGATATGGAACAGAACGAATGATTGAAGGAATATATAAAATAGGACAAAATTGTCTTATTATAGAAGATGTAATCACAAGCGGAGATAGTTTATTAAGAACTGTAATCGATCTTGAAAAAGAAGGATTAATCATTAAAAATATTATGTCTATTCTTGATAGAGAACAAGGAGGGATCGAAAATATAAAAAAAAGAGGATATAATATTCGAACTTTATTTAAAATAAGAGAAGTTTTCAAACTATTAAAAAAAAAACATTTTTTAAAGAAAAAAGAAATACATATGATTCAATTTTTTTTCAAA containing:
- a CDS encoding dihydroorotate oxidase; the protein is MKKIDTTASINGIKLPLCIMNASGVLCTTEQELSNLLNSFSGGIVTKSCTYKPRKGNVIPRYFEWNIGSINSMGLPNLGINFYLSFLEKKKINKPIFLSISGLSKEENYFLVKKANESSKITAIELNLSCPNIVEKEKMLGYDFYQISNFIENIFKFNKKPLGIKLPPYFREEHIKNMALVLNQFPIFFVTCINSLPNGLFIDPMKESVVIRPKKGFGGIGGSIIKPFALANIHKFYTYLRKDISIIGCGGISSGKDIFEHILCGASAVQIGTQFMKEGISVFERLKKELIFILEKKNYSSINSFKGKLKNF